TCTTATCCAAGCTTTAGCACTAGTATTAAGTTTGAATCCATGGTTTCAACATTCCATAACAGTTCTAACATCCAAAAAAATTGATAGAAAAACACGAAGGCAACCTGACTAGGAGTCCATGAATGATCAAGATAACATAACTAACACGTGTCTGTAAAAAGCTACATTACTTCATGGGAAAGGGGAACAACTAAATTGCTTGAGGTTTCAGACTACCAGAATTAGTTGAGAAGTATACATGTGGTGTATTTCAAAACTGTAAGTTACTAGTAAATAGTAATAACTTGTGGCATCAAGGCATGTCTGTCAGGTTACGACAATTCTGTACAATGGCGGTTGAGCAATGGGCCAGTGGACCAGTTGTATCAATCATAGAATCGGCTGTGAACTAGCTTGCACCACATAGAACCAACAGTACTGTCATGTGGGGCCGGCAGTACCAGCGCCGCCCATGCGTGCGCAACATCGCCAAGGAGGCCGAGTCTAGTGGCTAGAAGTTAGGAAGGGTAATATTTGATTGTCATTTCCATAAGTTTAGGAAGTGAACTGCCTATATAAACACTTGTACTCGGATCCTTAAgggtttttttttgggaacttggATCCTTAAGGGTTAAGCAAAGAATTATCAATTCCCTaatctccctctttctctcaATCTCACCTCCTTCAACATTGGGCGGCCAGGGCAGACACCCGGCACCCCTACCGGCTCCGACTACGAACTCCGTAATCGCGGCCCTGCAACCCTAGACGCCGGTGTCCTTGACAACCTGGTATCTGCTTCCAGGCGTTCCAAGTTGACAGCGACGGTGGAGAACCACCAGGCCAAGGTTGACAAGCTCCAACAGGAGCACGGCACCGACTCCTCATCCTCAGGCCACCGCAGCCAGTTTTGCGGCGAGCACCACAACAACGGCCACCGTGATTCCAGAAGATGGATTTCCTTAAATACAATGGTAAATCAGATTCATTAGCATTCATTAACCACTGGGAATCCTATTTCCAGCAACAGCACATCGTTGAGGAGAAGGTTTGGATGGCCTCCTACAACCTAGAGGCGGCGGCCCAAATGTGGTACATCCAGGTCCAGCGCGACAAAGGCACCCCGACATGGCGCCGCTTCACCGAACTCCTGAACCTGCGCTTCGGGAACCTGCGCTTCAGCCCTCCTGTGCATTCCAATCCCCTCGGCGAGCTCATGGCGTGCAAGCGCACGGGTCCATCGTAGAGTATCAAGACCGATTTGAGTCTTTCCTGCCCCGCGCGGAAACACTCTCGGAGATCCAGAAGGTGCAGATCGTCACGGCGGGGCTCCAGCCGCCACTCAGCCTCGACGTCGAGATCCACAATCCGCAGTCCCTTGCCGTCGCCATGAGCCTAGCACTCAAACTAGAGCTGCGCGATCAGTGTGCGACTCGCCCTAGCCAACGGGGCATCCTGCCAACACCCTAACGGCTGGCACTCCCGACACCACAACCAACGGCGCCGTCAACTACTTCCACGCCGGCGCAGGTGACCGTCGAAGGCCGGCCCGTGAAGCGACTGTCCCAGTTCGAGATGGAAGAACAGCATCGCCTTGGCCTCTGATTCAACTGCAACGAGCGGTTCGCGCGGGTCCATAATCGCGTGTGCCAGCGGCTATTCCTCGTCGACTTGGtaaggacgccgccgccaccacctacCACGAGGAGCCCAACGACGAGGAACCACAGATCTCGCTGCACGCCATCGCCGGCGTTCGCAGAGGCAAGACCATGCAGCTTCACCTGCGCATAGGGGACACCACTCTCCTCGCGCTCCTCGACTCCGGGTCGACGCACAACTTCATCACCGAGCACCACACGCTGCTTCAACTCAAGCCGCGGGGTACCCTAAAGGTCACCGTGGCCAATGGCGAACGTGTTCCTTGCTCAGGCATCTACCACGCGGCAGCTTTCTCCAATGGCGAGGTGTTCACAGCTGATCTCTACGCGCTACCCTTGGCGGGCTACGAAGTTGTCTTGGGCACACATTAGCTAGCTTCCTTTGGCCCGATCCTCTGGGATTTCAGTGCCCTAACCATGTGTTTCTGGCGCAGCGACCATAGGGTATGCTGGCAAGGACTTGCAGGGCCCAAAGGCCCCACACTGCGTCTGTACTCAGGGGCCGACATGCTCCAGGCCCTTCTTCAGGAATTCGACGCCATCTACACTGAGCCGGCCGGCATGCCTCCTCCACGGGCTCGGGATCACCGCATCAATCTGATCCCAGGATCGGCACCGGTGGCAGTCTAGCCATACCGCTACCCAGCCTCCCACGAGGACAAACTTGAGCGCCAATGCGCCACCATGCTGGCCCAAGGCATCATCCGTCGGAGTACGTCGGCATTCTCGTCGGTGATCCTCCTCGTCAAGAAACCCGACGGTTCATGGCGTTTCTGCGTCGACTACCGCACCTTGAATACCATCACTATTAAGCACGCCTACGCCATCCCGGTGGTGGACAAACTCCTCGACGAGTTGTTCGCCGCCCGCTTCATCACCAAGCTGGACCTTCGTTCGGGGTATCACCAAGTTCGGATCTTCGCCACTAACATTGACAAGAAAACATTCCGGACGCATGATGGGCTCTATGTGTTCCTAGTCATGCCGTTTGGGCTGTGCAACGCCCCGGCTACATTCAGGCACTCATGAACGACATCCTCAAGCCGTTCTTGCGTCGCTCCGTCCTCGTCTTCTTTGACGACATCTTGATCTTCAGCGACTCGTGGGCCTCCCACCTCAAGCATGTGCGCCTCTTCCTCGACATCCTCCAGCAACATCATCTCTTCGTCAAGCGGTCCAAGTGCTAGTTCGGAGCCACCTCCGTAGCCTACCTAGGCCACACCATCTCAACAAGGGGCGTGGAGATAGATCCGGCCAAGGTGCAGGCCGTGGCGGACTGCCCGCTGCCGAAGTCCACGCTCGCGGGTACGCGGGTTCCTCGACCTCGCCGGATACTACCGCAAGTTTGTCAAGGAGTACGGGACGATCGCCGCACCCCTCACCGCCCTCCTTCGCAAGGACGGATTCTGGAATTCATCATTTTTTCCCATTTCTCTTAATGAAACATGTCAACGTACGTTCTCGACAACAATCTTTTTATTTCTTAATAAAGGGGACTTTAGGAGCTTTTGTGGTTAAAAAAAACAGAAGCATCGCACTTGAGCTTGAATCCATAGAGCTATTCTGAAAAATCATGTAGTGTAAAAGTAATATTTGAATAAAACAGATCATCACGTTTCCACATATTCCTAATGAATTTATAAATGAACCCTAAGAACATTAAAAATTGGGAGCAAAGATACTGAAATCACATTTGCTCAGAGCCTGCACTACTGAATCACACAAAAGCCTAAGGTGATGACAGTAGGCAGCAATTCAATTGACTTATGTCTATTCCACTTGTATGTCAACACAAAGGTCAAAATTATGTAAAGCAAATGAATCAGTATTCTAAGAAGAAAGTTATAAAACAGTTCAATCAAAAGAACATGTAAATAAACTGAGATAATCATGAAATCTGATGGTATGCATTACTGAAGTGGTGAGGAAACTTACAAAGGAACAATCTTGCACCCTAGCTCATAAAAGTAGGGGCAACGAACCCTCAAGTCCACACAGGCTGCATTAGCTTGGATCTCTTTTCGAGTTCTGTAGTATTAGATAAGATATTGAGACAGAAGTAGTCAAGTTTTCCGTACTCTACTTTAAATTGCCAAAACTCATCCATTCggaaaaaatgtaaaaaaaatataattcttGGAAGCATTCAGTGTAATTGAAAAATGGTTTCCCTTAGTAAGATTCATATctttaataaatttgttaattaTGTTATAAAAGAAAGGTCTGCAGATATTAAAGTTTACTGTGGAAAACTACAGTAGGCTGCAATGGAGGCAAGAAAAAACTGATCCTATCATTTAGTTGTTTGACATGAAATTTCATGTATGcatctcaaaagaaaaaaaaaacagaatactCCATGCGCTTTCGTACTTTGCTGTTGCTCTAATAATTTTTGTGTATGCAGTAATGCAACAACAAAGACCAAAGAAATTACTTCTGTGTGAAGCATGCAGGTGGATTTATTGACACAGCTTGTTCCAGAGACAGCAGCCCATGCGCAAGCCAAAATGGGAGCTCTACCTTGGCACCCTTCTCTACCTGGATATTGAAAAGGAAAGACTAAGATCCTCTTCTATAGAAGATAATCAGCCCTATTAgtatttttttgtaaaattcGTCCACAATGCAAAGGATCCAATTCCTATTTGGGGCTCATGAAAAATACTGCAGCCAAGACAAGAATGAAGAAATACCCAATATTCCAAGTCAGTTTAACCAAGTCAAAGAGTACATAAGAAGCCTCTCAGCTAACCATTATTAAACAACTGCATAAGACATAAGAAGATTGCTCCACATATCTAAGCAGGTTTATATAGTTATATACCCTAGCACTAGAAGcatccacaaataaaattcAACAGGCACACTTACACAGTTACTTTCAGCGCCAGGATCTAGCAGGCCGACACCATTTGCAGTGACATGGAAAACAACAGAAATAGGCTTCAGGCAGAGTAGAAACATATACTCAGCACATATACACAGGCATCATGCAGGAAGAGAAGATAAAATACAGGCATCCGGAATCACCTCATCCTCCATGAGGATGTCATCGATATCGAAGTAACCCGGCATCTGACCAAAAGCACACCAAGACCACAGGACCACAACTGATTACTCCTAGTTCAGCACCACCAACCTGCACAATGTAAATAAATGAGCAGCGAAAGCAATTCGTTTTAAGGATGACAGATTCGGCGGAAGCATTGTATCATGCAATTCGATCTTGGATATAAATACTAAAATAGATCGCAAGATTGCTAGCAACTGAGTATATGAACAGGCACTAGTAACCTCTGTGTGAGGACTGAACCAATTTATCAGACTCAGGATTCCAAGATTGAGATAGAAATCGATGCTTGCTATGATTACCTGATAGTTCTTGCCTTCGATGGGGTAGTACTGCCACTTGTGGTTGTGGATGTTGCTGGACGGAGGACTAGGATTGGGGGGCCATGGTGGAGTCCTGGTGCCCGTTGAAGCTGGGGAAGCGGACTTCTGGTTGGAATCGAAGGGGTGGCCTGGAAGCCGTCGGAGCTGATGCCGCGGAGGGCCGGTGGGAGTCGAAGAGGTGGCCTGGATCGAAGCCGTCGGAGATGAGGCAGCGGAGGGCTGCCTGCTTCGTCCGGGATGCGACTAGTAACAGCGCGTCTGGTGGAGAATGGGCGGCGACGACCAAGATGTGTTGGAGGACGGGCTGACGAGCAGAGCTAGGCAAGGATTCAGGGTGAGGTTGAATGGCGTGACGATGGGGGTGAATGGAGAGCGAACGGGCGGGCTGGGTGAGATTTGGGAGGAGGCGAGCGCGCGCACGAAATTGGGAAATCGAGCAGTGGCGGCGGAGActgagttcaaacgcagcgagAAGTAATTCAAACTTTAATATATGATATCAAAATACATAACCAACGTCGAAGataaagacgagcttcacatcttgcccactgacgtgaggctcacctgcccaaacttcatggagaagacgggacctactcgaccgaccaacccgaaggaagtggttgaccgatccacgaggcgcagatctcctcgaagtcctccGGATCGCATCCTACTAAAATATATTacaacaacaagcctgagtattctaatactcagcaagacttacccgactattggtatatacttagccgactcctaaacatataaggctttttggctctgtagtttttttgctgaaaagccactagtactagatccttactttcaatattttagctcctaTTTGAGTTGACAGCTataaactaggtttgcctagttctctacagcatacatggttgatcataATAATCTTTAGGAACAAACAACTCAATCTTTCCATTCcaatctcattccacttctttactacgttgcgacgaagtgaccaaggttctcataaccgcgagtaacggcgaatcgatccgatttaaccttgcaaggtggacctaactcacacgccaagtgccaccccgtcgagtcacaccgagcaactgttcccataattaccTCGAAATATGACGCGCGACCGCAAACACTCGGATGATGAGTCCCACACGTGCGAACACTCGGTGAACCCGTGGACGACTACATCATCCGCCCTCGCACCACGCCAGTGTAGCGGATGGAGAGTCAGATTCCGTAGCAATTAGTTAATTAGCTCACCGGTTTCGACttcctcctacttccggcatgtggttagtactgttcaaacttggtCAGTACGGCcagcaacggtacggtcctcaatcgacacaggcggagactcaattttccttttttccatAATCATGTTCCACTTTCCCTCTGCCCGGTCTCCAATATCATTCTTACGGCACTATTTCTCACTTCTCTTACTGAAGTagcaaccctatatctcgcgggtgacaggaaatcacccgtcttctaccggtttacttagcatagcagtgctagcgaTAAACTGAACTAGTAAAGACACTGGGTATCCaaaattatgcatctatggttccaatcaactccttgaacgtaaatgcacaatactttaagTAAAACATGGAGTActtaaaataagggatatgctccggggcttgccttgcaggtcagcagggTTAGTGACTACTTCTGGAGCTTGCTCAACGACTTCCTCTGGCTGCGGTTCTCCTGCAGAAGGCTCCTGAACCGGctcggcaatcagctcgtaggcgactttGGTTTCAGTGTCTATACGAATaagaatatgccatgcatgaaactcaggAAATGATGCAAGGCAATGCAGTAAACATACAAGAATGCATGGATAAAATGGATAACAACAGCCCTAACTATGATTCAAAGGGATGGTTCAGTGTTGAGATGGATTCCTGGTTCAAAtgtcttttagcctgaagtgtttccatTAAAGAAGACTAGGGAAAGCTCTTGAGTGGTTCAGGCTCAGCTCCATAATGCAAAGGAGTGATTCAAGATTTTAGATACCTCtaaacaagaacaagcaaaaccaTCTAACAAAAGGATGGAATCTATCTATTACATGGCTCTATCAGATAGTGCACGAAATTATGAAGCTATAGAAACtaggtttgcatttttaggatttttctacaaattatcAAACTTCCACTcaaatcaaacaaaaagaaaaacaaaaactaCCCCTAATTGGAGCCGTGGGCCCCATAGGTCAGAGGGAGGGGCGGCTTGCCCTGCCCAGACTACACACGCCGTGGGTGCGGCGGCACTCTGGCGCAGGGGAGGAGGGGCCCATGGCGGCGgtagccggccggcggcggtgcaagCAGGGCAGGGCGGCGCCCAGAgcgggtgccggcggcggcttgcgagCGGCGCCGCACAGGGTTGGGCAGGGCACACGCGGGGCGGCGCccaatggcgcggcggcggctatggcggagcaggggcgcgcgGCGTTCCCGCCGGCGCGggacagggcggcggcgcagtgggtTAGACCCACGACCAGGGCCCCAAGGCGGCCCCGGGGCGCGCGGCAATGGCACGCGGCCCCGCACAGGGGCGGCCCGCGGCGTGCGCTCGCGGTGGCGgcatggccgccgcggcggcgcagctgtgCCCCGGCGAGGGCGGTGCCGGAAGGGATGGGAAAAGgacggggagggagaggggctcGCGGGAAAGCTCACCGCAGGCTCGGTTTGAGCGGAGGGTGGCCAGAGGGGGGAAGATCGACGAAggggggcggagctcgacgtgagcgtcaatggcggccggcgatggcAAGCGCGATTCGGCTGGGAAACGACTTAATCGAACTCGTGGATGGATGGAGAAGGTGGAGGGCGAGGTTACTCGACTTGGGGCGCGAGGAAAATCGAGCGGAGTGACAAGGAACGGCTGGAGgtgcgccggcgacgagctctGCTCACGTCGGGCTCGGTGTGCGCgcgaagaaggagaaggggatGGAAGAGAGGAGAAGCTTCCCGTGCTCGCAAAGGATAAGGGCGACGCGCACGGAGGGCGAAGTTCACcgcgatggccgacgcgtggcgtcgccggcggctgcCAGTTCGCTGGCATGGGCGCGCACAGGGGAGAACAGGAGATCACAGTGATCGTTTTGACTGATTTTGACTCACGTTTGACCAAttgaaactcaaattttgatataggaacttgaaatttggccagaatagaagttgtagaggaagagaagatctacaacttttgttttgggcgaaagttgatttggagctcggattagggagaaaaatgcggtcgaacacggctaaaacgatgtttactatgcgactcgattagcgctaatgatTGTGATTAGCCTTAATTAGCGATTAAACACGATATTAGTgtaaaattaacaccggggtgttacaatcccGGCCGCCCCCTCTCGGGCTCGGTGGAGGAGCATCCCGCGGCACAGGGGACAAGGCGTGGAGGCACCGCGGACGAGCCACTGGACCAAAGCCCAGCTGCGCGGGGAAGGGACGGCGGCAGTGCCCGGGTGAGGAGGCGGAGggacggctgcggcggcgtgtCTTGGGGAGACGGGGAGTGGGActtcgaggcggcggcggcggtggagccgcGGCGCAGTGGCGGAGTGCgtgggggagggagagggcaTCGTGGATaacggggggagagagagagaaagagagagagcgttTTTTTAACTATTTTGTACTATgggagcggcggagcgcgcTGTTGTCCTAGTTTCTCCAtcctttgttcatgcttatttaCTGTTGTTATTTCAAGACTATGGGAGACAAAGGGATCAATATGAACCATATCACAAGCTGTACAGAGGATGCTTACTTCTTGCACTTGTTACTGCAGTAATTCTTGTCTTTTTTGAGGAATAATTTTTTGAGCAATCAGTAATTCTTGTCTGGACGGAACCTCATTGATCCCAACATATGACCATGCAGGAACAAAATGTCGTTAATACTGGCCAAGTATTTGGCTCCAGAACCGAAGCATAACACTTCAGTTTCAACGACATTCTGAAATTCGAAGATCCCAACACAGCTGTAGGACTACTGCAACCAAACCGAAGAGGCAGGTATACCACGGCATAATCTGTATTCATGCTACAAATTCAGTCCATTGTGGGAGGATGTTTAGTGCTGCTGCAGTATGGCTCTAAGCCTGATGTGGGAAGATCAAGTTTGTTGATGCTTCTGGCATGATATATATAGTGTAGTTCTCAAATTGTACAATGTATGAATGTATTACAAAAGAGAGTTTAATCTGAAATAAATATGGCAGTTGTGGAACATGAGATTTTGTCTTGTTTGTTGCAGAATAAATGTGTTGTGAAACTTTACAACTGAATACACTTTGATGCATCTGTATTGGACACAGTGGCGGCGCTAGGGGTATGCCCCTGTATGCCAAGGCATACCCAAGACTTAGGAGAAGATACTAATATGTATACACAAACGTATACTATCAAATATGATTCATGGGTCTAATTCAACAAAAGCCCACCAAAGAAGCCCAAAAATGCATAAGCTGAAGTGGAAGGGAATGGCTTCCATGTTGATATGTTTGTGAGCGTCATTGATAAGCAACTTCGAGAATTGAATGACAGATTTGATGAGGTAAACACAGAACTAATTTTTTGCATGACACCAAGTCCACTTAATTCATTTGCTGCTTATGATCAAGCCAAGTTGGTTACACTTGCTACAAAGTTTTATCCTAAGGACTTCACAACCGAGGAATTATCAAAACTTCCATGGCAACTCACTATGTACATTTCTCATGTTCGTAGAGATGAAAGGTTTAAAAATTTGAATAACCTATGTGAGCTTTCGGTTAAGCTTGTGGACACAGAAAAAGATGAACAATATTATGTTGTTTACAAGCTTCTTAAGTTGGTGCTAATTCTTCCCGTAGCCACTGCTAGTGTTGAAAGAGTTTTTCCACGATGAATTTTGTGAAAAACAAGCAAAGGAACAAAATAGGTGATGAATATTTGAACAATTGCTTGGTTACTTTTATTGAGAGAGAATTCTACGGTCAAGTGAAAGATGAGAATATCATCAATCTCTTTCTACAAGGAGATCGTAGGGTTATATTGTAGTAGCCTTTACTGTTTTATAATATTTTCAATATTTATATTTAGAACTTGTACTTTGGTTATTATTATGGATTTGTTATGGCCATATAACTTCTTTATAACTTGTACTTTGGTTATTATCCATTGTATTGTGTTTTTGCTCTAAAAAAATTTGTATTTGACATACCCCATCGCAaaatcctggctccgccactgattGGACATGAAATTCTGGGAATGGAAACCGAAACGGTTCAGCAGTACATCTCATTATacagaatttcagaatgaaaaCTGGAAACCGAAACTGTATATCCTGTGCTTGCCGTTATAGTATAGGAGTTACATTATCCTCTCAAGAACAAAATTACAGTATAGTTACATATTTTCATGAGTTGGCATCCCATCAAAATGTAATTTTGTAACAGTCGATTGCATTGTAGCATTTTGATCAACTCCAAGTAAGAGACGCATGTTGACATATTGTATGTTTCTTTTCAGTGTTTTCCTGGAACTTCAGTGTCAGTCTTGCGCCGTCGGAACTTTCACCGGCGATTTGAGCGCATGCGATGCGTAGATACGTTTATGCAGCGGCGACGACGATAACGAGCTACAATATCACGGCTCCGTCTAGAGCTGATGCATCGAGCCGAGATGCAGCATTTGGAGGGAGTTGCCGCCGTGAACAAGCTATTGCTGTCCGATCTCTTCTGTATACACGCGGTAGAATTTGGGGGCAGGTCCTCACGGGATATAGTTTGGGGCCCTGTTTGATTTTCCCTATCATTGCATAGCACACAAttcccg
The Panicum virgatum strain AP13 chromosome 6N, P.virgatum_v5, whole genome shotgun sequence genome window above contains:
- the LOC120677331 gene encoding DNA replication complex GINS protein PSF3-like, which encodes MPGYFDIDDILMEDEPISVVFHVTANGVGLLDPGAESNCVEKGAKVELPFWLAHGLLSLEQAVSINPPACFTQKTRKEIQANAACVDLRVRCPYFYELGCKIVPLVALTSIGLFLHYAFTSRYKEVLSKSHSSSMMTVPKFVPRLTKEETRVFESARESMAAFKKWRAGGVRLHKASILGRKRKTKLPDGASTP